In Natrinema amylolyticum, the following are encoded in one genomic region:
- a CDS encoding TIGR00341 family protein has product MRLVQLTVPTGNRETIFDVLDGREIDYVVTDETRSRQYTAVVYFPLPDAAVEPILDELQNAGIDEDAYTVVVDAETVVSRRFQALREEYEKNDVGSDRISRQELQAEADDLTPSFPVYVVMTVISAIVATAGLLLDSPAVVVGSMVIAPLIGPALGASVGTVIDDEELFVESVTYQIIGVVVAIAAAALFALVARSLNIVPPDLVLSSVGEISERLAPDLLSLAIALGAGVAGVVSIATGTSVALVGVMIAAALIPPAGVAGIALAWGQPTSAIGATVLVLVNLLSVNLAGLLTLWYAGYRPENLFSLGETEQRLRQRIVGLVVVVLVFTVFLGGITYASYEAGNFEQDARDEVEAVLAQPQYEDYQILEFQLVMDDNYPFRNPERVVVTIGGPPGQSAPELADTLHERINRHADGSVNVEVRYVEVVERGSQ; this is encoded by the coding sequence GTGCGGCTCGTACAGCTGACGGTCCCGACCGGGAATCGGGAGACGATCTTCGACGTGCTCGATGGACGGGAGATCGACTACGTCGTGACCGACGAAACGAGGAGTCGGCAGTACACGGCGGTCGTCTACTTCCCGCTACCGGACGCGGCCGTCGAACCGATCCTCGACGAACTCCAGAACGCGGGGATCGACGAGGACGCCTACACCGTCGTCGTCGATGCGGAGACGGTCGTCTCCCGCCGGTTTCAGGCGCTGCGCGAGGAGTACGAGAAAAACGACGTCGGATCCGACCGGATTTCGCGTCAGGAACTGCAGGCCGAGGCCGACGACTTGACGCCGAGCTTCCCCGTCTACGTGGTGATGACTGTCATCAGCGCCATCGTCGCGACCGCGGGACTTCTGTTGGACTCGCCGGCGGTCGTCGTCGGATCGATGGTGATCGCACCGCTGATCGGGCCGGCGCTGGGTGCCAGCGTCGGCACGGTGATCGACGACGAGGAACTGTTCGTCGAGAGCGTTACCTACCAAATTATCGGCGTCGTGGTCGCGATCGCGGCGGCGGCGCTCTTCGCGCTGGTGGCTCGGTCGCTGAACATCGTGCCGCCGGATCTCGTCCTCTCGAGCGTCGGTGAGATCTCCGAGCGGCTCGCGCCGGACCTGCTGTCGCTCGCGATCGCGCTCGGCGCGGGGGTCGCGGGGGTCGTGAGCATCGCGACGGGAACCTCCGTCGCGCTCGTCGGCGTGATGATCGCGGCCGCGTTGATTCCGCCCGCCGGCGTCGCGGGAATCGCGCTCGCGTGGGGCCAACCGACGTCCGCGATCGGTGCGACAGTGTTGGTGCTGGTCAACCTCCTGTCGGTCAACCTCGCCGGCCTGCTGACGCTGTGGTACGCCGGCTATCGGCCGGAAAACCTGTTCTCGCTCGGCGAGACGGAACAGCGTCTCCGACAGCGGATCGTCGGCCTCGTTGTCGTGGTCCTCGTCTTCACGGTGTTTCTCGGCGGGATCACCTACGCCTCCTACGAGGCGGGCAACTTCGAACAGGACGCCCGCGACGAAGTGGAGGCGGTCCTCGCACAGCCGCAGTACGAGGACTATCAGATCCTCGAGTTTCAGCTCGTGATGGACGACAACTACCCGTTCCGGAATCCGGAGCGGGTGGTCGTGACGATCGGCGGCCCGCCGGGCCAGTCGGCACCCGAACTGGCCGATACCCTCCACGAGCGGATCAACCGTCACGCCGACGGATCCGTCAACGTCGAGGTCAGATACGTCGAAGTCGTCGAGCGCGGCTCTCAATAG
- a CDS encoding four-helix bundle copper-binding protein translates to MALQQLEHADDHMQECIDNCLEAAQVCEWCADACAGEGEGMARCIRLCRDVADIASLHARFMARNSGYHQELGELCADLCEECAEECEQHDHEHCQACAEILPECAESCREMASA, encoded by the coding sequence ATGGCACTGCAACAGCTCGAGCACGCTGACGACCACATGCAGGAGTGTATCGACAACTGCCTCGAGGCCGCCCAGGTCTGCGAGTGGTGTGCGGACGCCTGTGCGGGCGAGGGCGAAGGGATGGCTCGCTGCATCCGGCTCTGTCGAGACGTGGCTGACATCGCCTCGCTGCACGCGCGATTCATGGCCCGCAACTCGGGGTATCATCAGGAACTGGGCGAACTCTGTGCTGACCTCTGCGAGGAGTGCGCCGAGGAGTGCGAACAACACGACCACGAGCACTGCCAGGCCTGCGCCGAGATCCTGCCGGAGTGTGCCGAGAGCTGTCGGGAGATGGCTTCGGCCTGA
- a CDS encoding NOG1 family protein: protein MIFEDLPTTPTSEELIDKAFSRAARAGKAKGGLEAQQSMLQTAANIISDNLENVVTAWPDFEYEDDVHPFYYELADAIVDVDKLRQALSEVMWASRKAREIHEEYQPRLRKTDVDTARKHRKQAFARLADIVEQVDDHLLYINKSRNDLRDLPEINPDEPTIVVAGYPNVGKSSFVNDVTNARGETASYPFTTKGIGVGHFERDHIRYQIVDTPGLLDRPPQDRNEIESQAVSAIEHLADCMLVMVDPTGECGYPIGSQLELRDSISAQFEDIPVLTIANKEDRFEDGDLTEAVAADYTMSVETGANVETVLDAAVDAIDYEPELPFDG, encoded by the coding sequence ATGATTTTCGAAGACCTTCCGACGACGCCCACGTCGGAAGAGCTGATCGACAAAGCGTTTTCGCGGGCGGCGCGGGCCGGCAAGGCCAAGGGCGGCCTCGAGGCCCAGCAGTCGATGCTCCAGACGGCGGCTAACATCATTTCCGACAACCTCGAGAACGTGGTCACGGCGTGGCCGGACTTCGAGTACGAGGACGACGTGCATCCGTTCTACTACGAGTTGGCCGACGCGATCGTCGACGTCGACAAGCTCCGACAGGCGCTATCGGAGGTCATGTGGGCCAGCCGGAAGGCCCGCGAGATCCACGAGGAGTACCAGCCACGTCTGCGGAAGACCGACGTGGACACGGCGCGAAAGCACCGCAAACAAGCCTTCGCACGGCTCGCGGACATCGTCGAGCAGGTCGACGACCACCTGCTGTACATCAACAAGTCGCGCAACGACCTGCGCGACCTGCCCGAGATCAACCCCGACGAGCCGACGATCGTCGTCGCCGGCTACCCCAACGTCGGCAAGTCCTCGTTCGTCAACGACGTTACTAACGCCCGCGGCGAGACCGCCTCCTACCCCTTCACGACGAAGGGGATCGGCGTCGGCCACTTCGAGCGCGATCACATCCGCTACCAGATCGTCGACACCCCCGGCCTGCTCGACCGCCCGCCGCAGGATCGCAACGAGATCGAATCGCAAGCAGTCAGTGCCATCGAGCACCTCGCCGACTGCATGCTCGTCATGGTCGACCCCACCGGCGAGTGCGGCTATCCGATCGGCTCGCAACTCGAGCTCCGGGACTCCATCTCGGCTCAGTTCGAGGACATCCCAGTGCTCACGATCGCGAACAAGGAAGACCGCTTCGAGGACGGTGACCTGACCGAGGCCGTCGCTGCCGACTACACCATGAGCGTCGAGACCGGCGCGAACGTCGAGACGGTACTCGACGCCGCCGTCGACGCGATCGATTACGAGCCCGAGTTGCCGTTCGACGGCTAA
- a CDS encoding GNAT family N-acetyltransferase — protein sequence MSPTREPVSVREATPADADAIADVHTASARELGGEAYDDRQIRAWLANVHPERYPLAEPGYRIVVAEREADDRIAGFGLLDLEPSDREDESTGRIGAVYVHPDHAREGVGRAILAALETAARDAGLERLALTSSRNAIDFYRRQGYEGVETVALEMQDGVPLECLRMRKRLDAD from the coding sequence GTGTCACCGACTCGAGAGCCCGTTTCCGTCCGGGAGGCGACGCCGGCGGACGCCGACGCCATCGCCGACGTTCACACCGCTTCGGCCCGCGAACTCGGGGGCGAGGCGTACGACGATCGACAGATCCGCGCGTGGCTCGCGAACGTCCACCCCGAGCGGTATCCGCTGGCGGAGCCCGGCTACCGGATCGTGGTCGCCGAACGCGAGGCCGACGACCGGATCGCCGGCTTCGGCCTGCTCGATCTCGAGCCGAGCGACCGCGAGGACGAGTCGACCGGCAGGATCGGTGCCGTCTACGTCCACCCCGACCACGCTCGCGAGGGCGTCGGCCGCGCGATCCTCGCGGCGCTCGAGACGGCCGCCCGCGATGCTGGCCTCGAGCGCCTCGCCCTGACGTCGTCCAGAAACGCGATCGACTTCTACCGCCGACAGGGGTACGAGGGCGTCGAGACGGTCGCCCTCGAGATGCAGGACGGCGTGCCCCTCGAGTGTCTGCGGATGCGAAAGCGGCTGGACGCTGACTGA
- a CDS encoding AAA family ATPase translates to MDETNVTPDDAARTVRRVVERIEEAAVVDREVLHAMLSATLARGHVLLEDVPGTGKTVTARVIAEAMGLEFTRIQFTPDLLPSDVTGSTIYDDQTGEFEFAEGPVFTNVVLADEINRAPPKTQAALLEAMEERQVSVDGTTYDLPEPFLVVATQNPIEQEGTFRLPEAQRDRFSVKTSLGYPDLEGEMGLLERRANRRSLSPSVDPVVSPDAVRLLQNLTEGVTVDEKVRRYIVEIARKTRADQRAEIGVSPRGVQRVFEAARAAALIDGRSYVTPDDIKRLAEPTMAHRIVLTTEATVEGVDGSAVVRHAVNAVDVPAVAPGADDPEPAIDSGTESVTANGDDPGSTSDTESADSRGDDPEAERADPRSDGPDSTVSPDPDAARDESADRDSDPDSDPDSDSSNGRDRQDDPWGDD, encoded by the coding sequence ATGGACGAGACGAACGTGACGCCCGACGACGCCGCACGCACCGTCCGGCGCGTCGTCGAACGCATCGAAGAGGCCGCGGTCGTCGACCGAGAGGTCCTCCACGCAATGCTGTCGGCGACCCTGGCCCGCGGGCACGTCCTGCTCGAGGACGTGCCCGGAACGGGCAAGACGGTCACCGCGCGCGTGATCGCCGAGGCGATGGGCCTGGAGTTCACGCGGATCCAGTTCACGCCGGACTTGTTGCCCTCGGACGTGACCGGGTCGACGATCTACGACGACCAGACCGGCGAGTTCGAGTTCGCGGAAGGGCCGGTCTTCACGAACGTCGTCCTCGCCGACGAGATCAATCGCGCGCCGCCGAAGACCCAGGCCGCGCTGCTCGAGGCCATGGAGGAGAGACAGGTCAGCGTCGACGGCACGACCTACGACCTGCCGGAGCCGTTCCTGGTCGTCGCGACTCAGAATCCGATCGAACAGGAGGGAACGTTCCGGCTGCCCGAGGCCCAGCGCGACCGCTTCAGCGTCAAGACCTCGCTCGGTTATCCCGACCTCGAGGGCGAGATGGGGCTGCTCGAGCGCCGGGCGAACCGCCGATCGCTCTCGCCGAGCGTCGATCCGGTCGTCAGTCCGGACGCGGTCCGCCTCCTGCAGAACCTGACGGAGGGGGTCACCGTCGACGAGAAGGTCCGCCGCTACATCGTCGAGATCGCGCGGAAGACGCGGGCGGACCAGCGGGCCGAGATCGGCGTCTCGCCTCGAGGCGTCCAGCGCGTCTTCGAGGCGGCCCGCGCCGCGGCGCTCATCGACGGCCGGTCGTACGTGACGCCGGACGACATCAAACGGCTCGCAGAGCCGACGATGGCCCACCGGATCGTGCTCACGACCGAGGCGACCGTCGAGGGGGTCGACGGGAGCGCCGTCGTCCGCCACGCGGTGAACGCGGTCGACGTGCCCGCGGTCGCGCCGGGAGCGGACGACCCCGAACCGGCGATCGATTCCGGGACCGAATCGGTGACCGCGAACGGTGACGATCCCGGCTCCACGTCCGATACCGAATCGGCGGATTCGCGAGGCGACGACCCCGAAGCTGAACGGGCGGATCCGCGAAGCGACGGTCCGGATTCCACGGTGAGTCCCGATCCGGACGCCGCACGCGATGAATCCGCCGATCGCGACTCCGATCCCGACTCCGACCCTGACTCCGACTCGAGCAACGGGCGCGACCGGCAGGACGATCCGTGGGGCGACGACTGA
- a CDS encoding DUF5518 domain-containing protein, which yields MTNWRAVFVGFVVATVLGIVGLALPGIGQIAAGLIGGFVAGYMAGGGLGSGFWHGLLAGALGGIIGGLLIGVAVGVAGLALGPVGGAVSGAAGIGIFALAVAVSLVMALESAVAGIVGAAVSR from the coding sequence ATGACAAACTGGCGCGCGGTCTTCGTCGGATTCGTCGTCGCGACCGTCCTCGGCATCGTCGGTCTCGCCCTCCCGGGGATCGGCCAGATCGCGGCGGGACTGATCGGCGGCTTCGTCGCGGGCTACATGGCCGGTGGCGGCCTGGGAAGCGGTTTCTGGCACGGCCTACTCGCCGGCGCGCTCGGCGGGATCATCGGCGGACTGCTCATCGGCGTGGCGGTCGGCGTTGCCGGCCTCGCGCTCGGTCCCGTCGGAGGTGCGGTCTCCGGCGCCGCTGGGATCGGTATCTTCGCGCTCGCCGTCGCCGTCTCGCTGGTTATGGCCCTCGAGAGCGCGGTCGCCGGTATCGTCGGCGCGGCGGTCAGCCGCTGA
- the engB gene encoding GTP-binding protein EngB, whose product MIDFDTRPNRDAEVALVGRSNVGKSTLMRELTGHSFDTGGKPGVTRSPNHYDWAPEDFVITDLPGFGFMSGVNEDLREEIKTEIVHYLEEYADNILVAILVVDGKSVIDIIDRHSGPDKIPYDVEMFHFLRDLDVPTVVAVNKMDKVDDEDERLDALCDRLGLYPPWKQWQDTIAPISAKKSQLEPLNEAVRSHLHEQERDDLFKFF is encoded by the coding sequence ATGATCGATTTCGATACGCGGCCCAATCGAGACGCCGAAGTGGCGCTCGTCGGCCGTTCGAACGTGGGCAAGTCCACGCTCATGCGCGAGCTGACCGGCCACAGCTTCGATACCGGCGGCAAACCCGGCGTCACCCGCTCGCCCAACCACTACGACTGGGCACCCGAAGACTTCGTCATCACCGACCTCCCCGGCTTCGGCTTCATGAGCGGCGTCAACGAGGACCTCCGCGAGGAGATCAAGACCGAGATCGTCCACTATCTCGAGGAGTACGCCGACAACATCCTCGTCGCCATCCTCGTCGTCGACGGCAAGAGCGTCATCGACATCATCGACCGCCACTCCGGCCCCGACAAGATCCCCTACGACGTCGAGATGTTCCACTTCCTGCGGGACCTCGACGTGCCGACGGTCGTCGCCGTCAACAAGATGGACAAGGTCGACGACGAGGACGAGCGACTCGACGCCCTCTGTGACCGCCTCGGCCTCTACCCGCCCTGGAAGCAGTGGCAAGACACCATCGCCCCCATCAGCGCCAAAAAGAGCCAACTCGAGCCGCTCAACGAGGCCGTTCGGAGCCATCTGCACGAGCAGGAGCGCGACGACCTGTTCAAGTTCTTCTAG